In the genome of Brachypodium distachyon strain Bd21 chromosome 3, Brachypodium_distachyon_v3.0, whole genome shotgun sequence, the window CCCCCGTGCTCGCCGTCGCGGTTGGCCTCCACGCTCTTCATCCGGTCCATGCCGCACAGCGACACGACGGCCTCGGGGACGCGCTGGGTCACCTCGTCGTCGGTGAAAGGGACGCCGAGGAACTGCGCCATCCGCTTGACGCTCCCCACGGTGTCCTCCTTGAGCTGCTCGTACCGGAGGAACATGACCTCCTCCGGCCGCGCCACGCTCTCCTTCCAGTACTCGGCCATGTGGTCCCACACGGGCCCGAACGCCGACACGCCGTCGCAGTACAGCTCGAAGACCTCCGGGAACGGCGCCAGGGAGGAGCCCGGCACGGCCGGGTGCTTGGCGGCCTTCGCGATGTAGTGCCAGAAGGAGACGAGCGCGTCCTTGGGGTCCCTGCACAGGTACACGACGCGGCACCTCGACGCGGCCACGGACGCGTTCATGAGCGACAAGGGCGCGTGCACGGCCAGGGTGCGAGGCGACGGCATCGCGTCGATGAGGCGCGTGGGATGGCTGCTGTTTTGGTAGAGGGAGTGCAGGAACGGGACGAGGTCGTGCGGGCTGGACAAGAGCAGCGGGTGGCGCCGATCACGCGGCGCGTGCCGGCCGCGGTGGACGACGGCGTAGACGAGGGCCTTGAGCCACGTCGTGCCGGCCTTGGGCATGGTGGCCAGGACGACGTCGGTCGGGCGCGCGACGAACGTGTCGCGCATGGCCAGCGTCGGCGCCATCAGGTGCGCCGGGTACAAGAAGTTGTTGAACTTCCTGTACGGAGAGGTCCCGAGGCCTCGGCACGtcgggaaggaggaggcgagcACCTCGTACCTCGCCAGGCCGTCTGCCGCGCCGTTCTGCTCGCCCATTTGCTCCTCTCTCGGTGGTGCGAGCTGGTGTTTGCCTGCTGCACTCTCGTTAATGGCACGTTATATAGCAAAAGAAGGTGAGAGCCTGCCCagctgctcttcttcctcgtgaACTGTCTCCACCCCGGTACGGAGTAGGTTGAAAATATTGCAACAAATGCTCTTACCGATAAGAATAGAAAAAAGGGAATTAAAAGGTTAAGCCAACTTgtcaaatacaaacaaactAGGTGTGTGCCGCGTGGGAAAGCAACGTAGTTCTGgttgttattttattttactactcTGAAAATCATCATTTACGCCCCATTCGGTTTGCAGGATTTCTAAATgataggaataggaaaagtATAGAAATAGAATGCCCAAACTAGTCTAATCCTATGGAAAGCAAATCCCCAGGAATTATAGATAGAGAGCATTCGGTTGTACAAATTTGCAACATATATAGGAAAGGTTCAGGATTCACTAGCCGCCAATACACTCATTTAATTGACTCAACTAGCCATTAGTAGCTTTCAAAGTGTGCATAAATAGCCTTGTTATGTCCACTTCCATCATCTTTCTAGTTGCTCTGGATcacctctcttcttctcctcaatCTCGTCATTTTCTGAAGAAGTTTTGCTCCTGAACAAGCCAACACAGCAGGGTCTTGTTGCTCATAGTTCCGAGGATTAGCATTCTGTAATAAGACAAAATTATTCTTTTCAACCAAAATAATCACCACGACAGCTTGCTAATCTT includes:
- the LOC100828303 gene encoding cytosolic sulfotransferase 5 — translated: MGEQNGAADGLARYEVLASSFPTCRGLGTSPYRKFNNFLYPAHLMAPTLAMRDTFVARPTDVVLATMPKAGTTWLKALVYAVVHRGRHAPRDRRHPLLLSSPHDLVPFLHSLYQNSSHPTRLIDAMPSPRTLAVHAPLSLMNASVAASRCRVVYLCRDPKDALVSFWHYIAKAAKHPAVPGSSLAPFPEVFELYCDGVSAFGPVWDHMAEYWKESVARPEEVMFLRYEQLKEDTVGSVKRMAQFLGVPFTDDEVTQRVPEAVVSLCGMDRMKSVEANRDGEHGGSGWTFKNSAFFRKGEVGDWKELLTPEMASRLDAVVEENLRGSGLSLIRN